One window from the genome of Yarrowia lipolytica chromosome 1B, complete sequence encodes:
- a CDS encoding uncharacterized protein (Compare to YALI0B22814g, similar to Saccharomyces cerevisiae RIM21 (YNL294C); ancestral locus Anc_3.63, weakly similar to uniprot|Q9P904 Emericella nidulans PalH) — protein sequence MKRLSVWRDPVYPTDHPGCVPIIITEGAVDLGTTTITLQGMIATFTPACYHGHPVAAVDSSAMHFPLFDQIQEGWKQWTDTHQGKFGNSTMPLTYSMLISMVVAWIVVLILILGENSHGFRAPVESNGGSETTEPYKSSLQSDGSSSADFEEEKKESRMKLLWMISFVMPHKRPRRPLLLRLGVLAGTIYLTIILAHSTQLINEQYNKGYLDRSELVERLSSYVYLAVLELVFYFIMLLAQVQVVMRVFSRRMEQRMIFWLGGTMSVVCQVLNGITSIDMALQYQFSGSLPAFQYLFQVAIQIMYACSMVYYLITNSRSTMCMEMVPMTLIAILASSSPVVLFVVDIANAWLVEWSDSLTWISTLLAIVCAWEWIDRVERLERHHEKEGFLGRQLQEDDDYLGFEGGKSIMNPSEFREFTDVSLDADTPTPNAAKRFVQPLLVLSDRIIEAGLLFSRASSTSYDSVDQPDPQELQHNTHAAHARGHSSVRSQLAKKLDYYYSKKTRPPPELLDTQHMPVHRH from the coding sequence ATGAAGCGCCTGTCTGTCTGGCGAGATCCGGTGTATCCGACAGACCACCCGGGATGTGTGCCCATCATCATAACAGAAGGAGCCGTCGACCTAGGCACCACCACGATAACATTACAGGGCATGATCGCCACCTTCACCCCAGCATGCTACCACGGCCACCCTGTCGCGGCCGTCGACTCGAGCGCCATGCATTTTCCGCTCTTCGACCAGATCCAGGAAGGCTGGAAACAATGGACTGATACTCACCAAGGCAAGTTTGGAAACTCGACAATGCCACTGACGTACTCGATGTTGATAtccatggtggtggcgTGGATAGTGGTTCTTATTCTCATTCTTGGTGAAAACAGCCACGGCTTTAGAGCTCCTGTGGAGTCCAACGGTGGGTCAGAGACGACGGAACCATACAAGAGCTCGCTACAGTCTGATGGAAGCAGCTCTGCAGACtttgaggaggaaaagaaggaatCGAGGATGAAACTGCTGTGGATGATATCGTTTGTCATGCCGCATAAGCGACCACGGAGACCGCTGTTGCTGCGTCTGGGTGTACTGGCTGGAACCATATACCTAACGATCATTTTGGCACACTCGACACAGCTGATTAACGAACAATACAATAAGGGATACCTCGACAGAAGtgagctggtggagcgGCTGTCATCGTACGTCTATCTGGCtgtgctggagctggtgtTTTACTTCATCATGCTGCTGGCACAGGTGCAGGTGGTTATGAGAGTCTTCTCCAGACGTATGGAGCAGCGGATGATTTTCTGGTTGGGTGGAACCATGTCTGTGGTCTGTCAAGTGCTGAATGGAATCACATCTATTGACATGGCTCTCCAATACCAGTTTTCCGGCTCGCTACCGGCCTTCCAATACCTCTTCCAGGTGGCCATCCAAATAATGTACGCCTGCTCCATGGTGTACTATCTAATCACCAACTCGAGGTCCACCATGTGCATGGAAATGGTGCCCATGACGCTCATTGCTATTTTGGCATCATCTTCTCCCGTGGTGTTATTTGTGGTGGACATTGCTAACGCCTGGCTAGTTGAATGGAGTGATTCGCTCACGTGGATCTCTACGTTGCTTGCTATAGTGTGCGCCTGGGAGTGGATTGACCGTGTGGAACGTCTGGAACGTCACCACGAAAAGGAAGGCTTCTTGGGTCGCCAGCTGCAAGAAGACGACGATTATCTCGGATTCGAGGGTGGAAAATCAATTATGAACCCCAGCGAATTCAGGGAATTCACGGACGTGTCTCTGGACGCGGATACACCAACTCCAAATGCCGCAAAGCGGTTCGTTCAGCCGCTCTTGGTGCTGTCGGACCGTATCATCGAGGCAGGACTACTGTTCTCACGTGCTTCGAGTACCTCTTATGACTCTGTGGACCAGCCAGATCCCCAAGAACTTCAACACAATACTCACGCAGCTCATGCTCGAGGACATAGTTCGGTGCGTTCACAACTGGCCAAAAAGCTCGACTATTACTACTCGAAAAAAACTAGGCCGCCTCCGGAACTGCTGGACACTCAGCATATGCCTGTTCATCGGCActaa
- a CDS encoding uncharacterized protein (Compare to YALI0B22792g, weakly similar to uniprot|P48566 Saccharomyces cerevisiae YNL293w MSB3, similar to Saccharomyces cerevisiae MSB3 (YNL293W) and MSB4 (YOL112W); ancestral locus Anc_3.64), whose product MHHQDTYTTPMTTRQPFGLSSMPVAFEKVYKDKEGIDDEFHTPPLEAFEFERSVDSIGVAMGLETVQPGPSGLGKGLQNGKAGASTDTQLDMSAHQMPPPQSIPNDTSGHHIQRRPVDIGDTPPLSRDSIYSNDEIGIIDLYSKSPESGMTSQGSSSVPVSRQTNNPTETTPALETLQAIPVANLHPEPNPRTPDLQKTPYNHDAPGSAISVASSYKESRREAGRVRSTIDMRSKPSSRTNTMEDGPRDRYGFLKANSYIRMNDYDKWWGKYQPYLQRRKKKWVSLMKQSGLDIGAAEDKGKDSNEARVPSTGPTRFPPKSEKLKRYVRKGIPAEWRGQAWFWFARGYEYLNANVGVYDKLCEKSATMDTVDAELIERDLYRTFPDNVYFRKAEGEVDETPMIMALRRVLRAFALHHPKVGYCQSLNFLAGLLLLFMDEERAFWMLHIITQKYLPGVHDTNLEGVNVDQGVLMLLVQKSLPAVWRHIGVGLEGAPSEGMDLVRNLPPITLCTASWFMSVYIGTLPIETTLRIWDCLFYEGSKTLFRIALTLMKQSEPEFVGLNDPMEIFQVVQTSPKSMLDASHLMESCFKRYNDFGHISQDEIAQLRKIVRQKRGNGGTGGIQSRDDVLEELILSRQRPTSRTFVLRKLHIGSNKWSME is encoded by the coding sequence ATGCACCATCAGGATACGTACACAACACCAATGACAACGCGACAGCCGTTTGGACTGAGCTCCATGCCGGTGGCGTTTGAGAAGGTGTACAAGGACAAAGAGGGCATCGACGACGAGTTCCACACTCCGCCCCTTGAAGCCTTTGAATTTGAGCGCAGTGTGGACAGCATAGGGGTCGCCATGGGTCTGGAAACGGTCCAGCCTGGCCCTAGCGGGCTAGGGAAGGGTCTACAGAACGGCAAGGCAGGCGCTTCAACAGATACACAACTAGACATGAGTGCCCACCAAATGCCGCCTCCACAGAGCATCCCTAACGACACGTCAGGTCATCACATACAACGTCGACCTGTCGACATTGGCGACACCCCGCCTCTTTCACGAGACTCCATTTATTCTAACGACGAAATCGGCATCATTGATTTGTACTCGAAATCTCCCGAGTCGGGCATGACCTCTCAAGGCTCGTCTTCGGTCCCTGTCAGCAGACAGACAAACAACcccacagaaacaacaccAGCCCTGGAGACGCTACAAGCTATCCCCGTAGCTAACCTGCACCCCGAGCCGAATCCTCGAACCCCTGACTTGCAGAAGACTCCATACAACCACGACGCCCCTGGCTCAGCAATCTCCGTGGCCTCATCATACAAGGAGTCCCGACGAGAGGCCGGCCGAGTGCGATCGACCATCGACATGCGATCCAAACCGTCGTCGCGCACAAACACCATGGAGGACGGGCCCCGAGATCGATACGGCTTCCTCAAGGCTAACTCATATATTCGCATGAACGATTACGACAAGTGGTGGGGCAAGTACCAGCCATATTTACAGCGAcgaaagaagaagtgggTGTCTCTGATGAAGCAAAGCGGCCTCGATATTGGGGCCGCCGAAGATAAGGGCAAGGACTCCAACGAGGCCCGAGTTCCCTCCACTGGACCCACTAGGTTCCCCCCCAAGTCGGAAAAGCTGAAGCGGTACGTGCGAAAGGGCATTCCTGCCGAGTGGCGAGGCCAGGCTTGGTTCTGGTTTGCCCGTGGCTACGAATACCTCAACGCCAACGTCGGAGTGTACGACAAGCTCTGCGAGAAGAGCGCTACCATGGACACTGTGGACGCTGAGCTCATTGAGCGTGATCTCTACAGAACTTTCCCCGACAACGTCTACTTCCGGAAAGCTGAAGGAGAAGTGGATGAGACGCCCATGATCATGGCTTTGCGAAGAGTCCTGCGAGCCTTTGCCCTGCACCACCCCAAGGTTGGTTATTGCCAATCGCTTAATTTCCTGGCAGGGCTActtctcctcttcatgGACGAGGAACGTGCTTTCTGGATGCTGCACATTATCACCCAAAAGTATCTTCCCGGAGTGCATGACACCAACCTCGAGGGAGTCAACGTGGATCAGGGCGTGCTGATGCTCTTGGTGCAAAAGTCGCTCCCTGCTGTCTGGCGACATATCGGAGTGGGTCTGGAGGGAGCTCCTTCCGAAGGCATGGACCTGGTCCGAAATCTCCCTCCCATCACCCTTTGCACAGCCTCGTGGTTCATGAGTGTCTACATTGGTACTCTTCCCATCGAGACTACTCTGAGAATCTGGGATTGTCTCTTCTACGAGGGGTCCAAGACCCTGTTCCGAATCGCGTTGACACTAATGAAACAAAGCGAGCCGGAGTTTGTGGGTCTCAACGATCCCATGGAGATCTTCCAGGTGGTCCAGACTTCGCCCAAGTCCATGCTGGACGCCTCCCACCTCATGGAGTCTTGCTTCAAACGCTACAACGACTTTGGCCACATTAGCCAAGACGAGATTGCGCAGCTGCGGAAGATTGTCCGGCAGAAGCGTGGTAACGGCGGTACTGGTGGCATCCAGTCACGGGATGATGTGCTCGAGGAACTCATTCTGTCGCGTCAGCGGCCCACGTCGCGAACTTTTGTCTTGCGAAAGCTGCATATTGGCTCCAACAAGTGGTCCATGGAGTGA
- a CDS encoding uncharacterized protein (Compare to YALI0B22748g, no similarity) translates to MLIALSDLDCALSYGKPQKMTPGLDTVPQEILEQICVDCDPWSIYQLSNTSKSLRVSLLEWMPQLLKSSLVTTFFPLDKDAFASYDYLGLKKRISKEMSVSVPLTLEEAITRSLAIQKNRTSNLPLVVKTDEFVHPDANLAVGKTHSWIGVEYEPAQDSNLLVLSVNGLFAIYEINYTDGSIKLMHLSEKDSWWRSNEGWLVSGDAEWKLDFTFSDAPECTSHHPYAVEFVSRNRKSAVVHRRRIMAYKLGEAQELKFEVNRKYDVAKKWWNFNDRFSIARFIPRDRRDSNCQLFLVNWETMTTQFLAATPVWDSNYFQFQNGFVYMNEGSIKLRVMNKLGKLLWFQVTDDNNLRVNRYYPNWEITTMFQRHSWTPNDDAKQVFGMVDNIPHLWSFSWEFQAWFATQVFSEVPSWKAGDDWEGWQGRVDISTWNKDSPPPPVARRQYRVMHRREG, encoded by the coding sequence ATGCTTATAGCTTTATCAGACTTAGATTGTGCACTCTCATATGGCAAGCCCCAAAAAATGACGCCTGGATTGGACACGGTGCCCcaggagattctggagcaAATATGTGTGGATTGCGATCCCTGGAGCATCTATCAACTGTCAAATACCTCGAAATCGCTCAGAGTATCTCTTCTGGAGTGGATGCCACAGCTCCTGAAGAGCTCCTTAGTCACAACATTCTTTCCCCTGGACAAAGATGCTTTTGCATCCTATGATTATCTCGGGCTCAAGAAGCGGATCAGCAAGGAAATGTCAGTATCCGTCCCTCTCACTCTCGAAGAGGCTATAACCCGCAGCCTGGCTATTCAGAAGAATCGCACCTCCAATCTGCCCCTAGTGGTGAAGACTGACGAGTTTGTGCACCCTGATGCCAATTTGGCAGTTGGAAAGACCCATTCCTGGATAGGAGTTGAGTACGAGCCTGCACAGGACTCGAATCTCTTGGTTCTGTCTGTAAATGGCCTCTTTGCCATCTACGAGATCAACTACACAGATGGAAGCATCAAGCTGATGCATTTGTCAGAGAAAGATTCCTGGTGGAGATCAAATGAAGGCTGGCTGGTGTCTGGAGACGCCGAGTGGAAGCTCGATTTCACCTTCAGTGATGCCCCCGAATGCACCTCTCATCATCCGTACGCGGTGGAGTTTGTTTCGCGCAACCGCAAGTCCGCGGTGGTGCACCGACGACGAATAATGGCCTATAAGCTGGGGGAGGCCCAGGAACTCAAGTTCGAAGTCAACAGAAAATACGACGTGGCCAAAAAGTGGTGGAACTTCAACGACCGGTTCTCCATTGCACGCTTCATACCCAGAGATAGAAGGGACTCCAACTGCCAGCTGTTCTTGGTAAACTGGGAGACCATGACCACCCAGTTTCTGGCGGCCACTCCAGTCTGGGACTCAAACTACTTTCAGTTTCAGAATGGATTCGTATACATGAACGAGGGCAGCATAAAACTTCGGGTCATGAACAAGCTGGGGAAGTTACTTTGGTTCCAGGTCACCGACGACAATAATCTGCGTGTCAACCGGTACTACCCCAACTGGGAGATCACGACCATGTTTCAACGACACTCATGGACACCCAACGATGATGCCAAGCAGGTTTTTGGCATGGTGGACAACATCCCTCATCTCTGGTCGTTTAGCTGGGAGTTCCAGGCGTGGTTTGCTACTCAGGTCTTCTCAGAAGTCCCGTCCTGGAAAGCCGGAGACGACTGGGAAGGGTGGCAAGGTCGAGTGGACATCTCCACATGGAATAAGGACtcccctccacctccagtcGCGCGTCGACAATATAGAGTGATGCATAGGAGGGAAGGGTAG
- a CDS encoding uncharacterized protein (Compare to YALI0B22770g, similar to Saccharomyces cerevisiae YOR305W; ancestral locus Anc_8.782, no similarity) produces the protein MRKMRWLSTVSQFAKRNVSFNQGCRTWLRQNELQNKSPLVMPLLGTFYEHTVATVLHHDLNVVDLVLSGGAGDRGVDMYGVWSRPDAPALNVIVQCRTKAKRMPGKDFLELAGVWLAHNDPNTLAIMASNKNLTRQGLAEMYGLNVPILFVKVAMPEMIDPLLSQYDPDNYAVPAIEGMLYNTKAEEMLG, from the coding sequence ATGAGGAAAATGAGATGGTTGTCAACGGTATCGCAATTTGCCAAGAGGAATGTGAGCTTCAATCAGGGCTGCAGAACGTGGTTGCGACAGAACGAACTCCAAAACAAGTCTCCTCTGGTTATGCCTTTACTGGGCACCTTTTATGAACATACGGTGGCAACAGTTTTGCATCACGATCTCAATGTGGTTGATCTGGTCCTTTCCGGAGGAGCAGGTGATCGTGGTGTGGACATGTATGGCGTGTGGTCTCGACCAGATGCCCCTGCGCTCAATGTGATTGTGCAATGCCGTaccaaggccaagcgaATGCCCGGCAAGGACTTCCTGGAGCTCGCCGGAGTCTGGCTGGCTCACAATGACCCCAACACACTTGCCATCATGGCCAGCAACAAGAATTTGACACGTCAAGGACTAGCGGAGATGTATGGCTTGAATGTGCCCATTTTGTTTGTCAAGGTGGCCATGCCTGAGATGATTGATCCACTTTTGAGCCAGTACGACCCTGATAATTATGCCGTCCCGGCTATAGAAGGCATGCTCTACAACACAAAGGCGGAGGAGATGTTGGGGTAG
- a CDS encoding mitochondrial 37S ribosomal protein mS38 (Compare to YALI0B22836g, some similarities with uniprot|Q9P7H5 Schizosaccharomyces pombe Hypothetical 19.8 kDa protein) produces MLAKRLGQLASPTGSLLRAGSLATARPANAPRTRRISMSSQSGDDKRKLWKDFDLPPSPLVGEGTPEDRFFEIALCRHRPLYLDTSVSHLFSDSAATKRMDDFIKSRPNEYAQGTTEGYNPLFPNAMSVSGQVTNPEMMHFSKNVTADLYPYEKYYSPQKSEFEVIENARSDADLLKFIGEAVKKFEAKNTDADLEMTSVKRKRKIKMNKHKYKKRRKAQRALRRKLDK; encoded by the coding sequence ATGTTAGCAAAACGACTTGGCCAGCTGGCCAGCCCCACCGGATCGCTGCTGCGAGCAGGATCCCTGGCCACCGCACGACCAGCAAACGCCCCTAGAACCCGTCGAATCTCCATGTCGTCCCAGAGTGGCGATGATAAGCGAAAGCTATGGAAGGACTTTGATTTGCCCCCTTCGCCACTGGTGGGTGAGGGAACTCCCGAGGACCGATTCTTTGAGATTGCTCTGTGCCGACACCGACCTCTGTACCTCGACACTTCTGTCTCGCACCTTTTCTCCGATTCCGCCGCCACCAAGCGAATGGATGATTTCATCAAGTCTCGGCCTAACGAGTACGCACAGGGAACCACCGAGGGATACAACCCTCTGTTCCCTAATGCCATGAGCGTTTCCGGTCAGGTTACCAACCCCGAAATGATGCATTTTTCTAAAAACGTCACCGCCGACCTCTACCCCTACGAGAAGTACTACTCTCCTCAGAAGTCCGAGTTtgaggtgattgagaacGCTCGATCTGACGCGGACCTTCTCAAGTTCATCGGTGAGGCCGTCAAGAAGTTTGAGGCCAAGAATACCGACGCCGACCTGGAGATGACCTCCGTCAAGCGAAAGCGAAAGATTAAGATGAACAAGCATAAGTACAAGAAGCGAAGAAAGGCTCAGCGTGCTCTTCGACGAAAGCTCGATAAATAA
- a CDS encoding uncharacterized protein (Compare to YALI0B22858g, similar to Saccharomyces cerevisiae MON2 (YNL297C); ancestral locus Anc_3.61, weakly similar to uniprot|P48563 Saccharomyces cerevisiae YNL297c MON2 similarity to S.pombe hypothetical protein SPAC23D3.13c singleton): protein MNQQLVVELSSLLAESKRRHPELRQAAEYTLDAVKNKQPQDLKKDEKIAQPLVLACSSRNAKLTAIAVPLIQRLLAISALSDKSIPSVLGALEEATHLGVEIQLKILQCLPTLMANYTKVLQGQNLSALLAICSALKAPNKPPVVSNSAAATLQQLIVSVFDKVREEQDPPKTFEVPVDTGDKILVSPAADDALSVLSDLCSLIEYHSSTFLKGHYKDTFCLELVESILQNQHMVFEEHPELIYCVKMKLFPALLRGLSSEAPFPVAVRIARVLYLLLRTLLALVPAECEVTLTLFVHLSREPTESWERALCMEILQGVFSDFDLLLAIYKEYDVAEGRKNILADTLGLFRDLLKHTKEGTRFNSATKTPFIDTLDKTEAPTLPEGYEQYLAITCANSLCDALAKFLLQKNQDSRATLCKHLIDHSWSTILDLYSPLVSGPFEESLDLHSVIRAVQKLAHVAGYVDRKTARDAFMSLLATGAEKPPTQRAILCLRALVNLGTALGTTLGSSWSILLDTLRETSQSKVGSDPAVLSAEKKLLDSTKDYSNSALSDLVNALTRSASEWNNDKLGIVATFNVTKIVEEEVLWQKLLGHLISCESLQCALIQRKLSESSESEIPEAHARIFDSLLKAVKSDKSEIVLAHLQTTHSLLQQLGKCSSWSTIFSILDSGLRDDMSLEVTKAAFDSVKLVCNDFLTQLPSDALLTLVDLLYKFCQHSSDSNLSFTCISLFWTVSDCILRQAKETDDINRVLTMSEMRDSTEPLALWLILMSSLALMSHDSRADVRNGAIQTFFRTFESLPKDKLQPNLWQTFSREILPKLFLTPTGDLIENDPAGAAARYPYTVSLLLTGFNHMMSVVQTVLPDQVDILFIQLLSYFEQLNTTSPHPEYAVTISKSFGELLTITPLSRESIAAAWKFWLSPPWGTEYVSPWNLGSASSAIAEHASVHTIIYDLDRNVPDATLDASLDVLYNCLLHPQLPKFAQDQTSTSPVQTAVLKQISNVSGHHAKVLEILGRISKLSSTASKEEDDSPKFGAASLKAVELSRSRLPEVPEAVDDSVISLLLQDTTLSSLGNDATELFLETVEKVLPRLSTEETLWPRVVEGGLSILAQRSQGFHKYEKLIFPILGLDHVPESLIDSLLKSIYENSLVWKTKASSLGFSGTLQAVSKPDFSLYCTTLLFNLWIGEGDGTGSARERLSLSSRQYAMSRAQACISQFINDSVIRGSMPIPKLQNQELQVILTHLGLLVKKSPDSKKELKALFPLLLKLQMRGESTEVILQEF from the exons ATGAATCAGCAACTGGTTGTGGAGTTGTCCAGTCTGCTTGCCGAGAGCAAGCGAAGACACCCTGAGCTTCGTCAG GCTGCCGAATACACACTCGATGCTGTAAAGAACAAGCAACCGCAAGAcctgaagaaggacgaaaAGATTGCCCAGCCTCTGGTGTTGGCCTGCTCGTCACGTAACGCCAAACTCACAGCAATTGCAGTGCCATTGATACAACGACTGCTGGCTATCTCTGCGCTCTCCGACAAGTCAATTCCGTCAGTCCTGGGTGCGTTGGAGGAGGCTACCCACTTGGGCGTCGAAATCCAGCTCAAGATCCTTCAATGTCTCCCTACACTGATGGCAAACTACACCAAGGTGCTGCAGGGTCAGAACTTGAGCGCCCTGTTGGCGATCTGCTCAGCCCTCAAGGCCCCCAACAAGCCCCCTGTGGTATCCAATTCCGCAGCGGCGACACTCCAACAGTTAATAGTGTCTGTTTTCGATAAGGTGCGAGAAGAGCAGGACCCTCCCAAGACCTTTGAGGTGCCAGTCGACACAGGAGACAAGATTCTCGTGTCTCCTGCAGCAGATGACGCTCTATCTGTGTTGTCTGATCTCTGTTCTCTCATTGAATACCACTCATCTACTTTCCTGAAAGGCCATTACAAGGACACTTTCTGTCTCGAACTGGTGGAGAGTATTCTGCAGAACCAACACAtggtgtttgaggagcATCCCGAGCTCATTTACTGTGTTAAGATGAAGCTATTCCCAGCACTGCTTCGTGGTCTTTCTTCCGAGGCACCGTTTCCCGTGGCTGTTAGAATCGCTCGAGTCTTGTATTTGTTGCTACGAACCCTGCTTGCGTTGGTGCCAGCTGAGTGTGAGGTGACATTGACTCTGTTCGTCCATCTGTCAAGAGAGCCTACCGAATCATGGGAACGTGCACTGTGCATGGAGATTCTTCAAGGTGTCTTCTCCGACTTTGACCTCCTTCTGGCCATTTATAAGGAGTATGACGTAGCTGAGGGACGCAAGAACATTCTTGCAGATACTCTCGGTCTGTTCCGGGACCTGCTGAAACATACCAAGGAGGGAACCAGGTTCAACAGTGCAACCAAGACACCTTTCATTGACACACTGGACAAGACAGAAGCACCGACTCTACCCGAGGGGTACGAGCAGTATCTTGCGATAACGTGTGCCAATTCCCTATGCGATGCGCTTGCAAAGTTCCTTCTTCAGAAGAACCAGGACTCTCGGGCAACTCTGTGTAAGCATCTCATTGACCACTCCTGGTCTACCATTCTGGATCTGTATAGTCCTCTGGTTTCTGGACCCTTTGAGGAGTCCCTGGATCTTCACAGCGTTATTCGTGCTGTCCAAAAACTGGCACATGTTGCGGGATATGTGGATAGGAAGACGGCGCGTGATGCATTCATGTCTCTTCTTGCCACAGGTGCAGAGAAACCACCCACTCAACGGGCTATCTTGTGTCTTCGGGCTCTAGTCAACCTCGGAACCGCCCTCGGAACTACATTGGGCTCATCATGGAGCATTCTCCTTGATACCCTACGGGAGACTTCGCAGTCCAAGGTCGGATCTGACCCTGCGGTGCTATCTgcagagaagaagctgctcgaCTCGACGAAAGACTACTCAAATTCTGCTCTTTCAGACCTTGTAAATGCATTGACTCGATCAGCTTCCGAGTGGAACAATGACAAGCTTGGAATTGTGGCAACTTTCAACGTCACCAAGAttgtggaggaagaagtACTGTGGCAGAAGCTGTTAGgtcatctcatctcatgTGAGAGTTTACAGTGTGCCCTCATTCAGAGAAAACTCTCGGAATCTTCGGAGTCCGAAATACCCGAGGCTCATGCTCGAATATTTGATTCGCTTCTGAAGGCTGTAAAGAGCGACAAGTCGGAGATTGTCTTGGCTCATCTACAGACTACCCACTCGCTGCTTCAGCAACTGGGTAAGTGTTCCTCTTGGAGCACCATTTTTAGCATTCTGGACAGCGGTCTGAGAGATGacatgtctctggaggtCACCAAGGCCGCTTTTGACTCAGTCAAGCTGGTCTGCAATGATTTCCTTACCCAGTTGCCTTCCGATGCTCTTCTGACACTCGTGGACCTACTCTACAAATTCTGTCAGCATTCTTCAGACTCCAACTTGTCATTCACATGCATCTCTCTGTTCTGGACTGTGTCCGACTGCATTTTGCgccaggccaaggagacAGACGACATCAATCGAGTCCTTACTATGTCCGAGATGCGAGACTCTACTGAGCCTCTTGCTCTGTGGCTCATCCTTATGTCTTCTCTGGCTCTCATGTCGCATGATTCTCGTGCTGACGTCAGAAATGGTGCCATCCAGACCTTCTTCCGAACTTTCGAGTCTCTCCCCAAGGACAAGCTCCAACCCAACCTGTGGCAGACCTTTTCCAGGGAGATTCTGCCTAAGCTCTTCTTGACACCCACAGGAGATCTGATCGAGAATGATCCCGCCGGAGCTGCAGCAAGGTACCCTTACACGGTCTCGCTGCTGCTTACTGGCTTCAATCACATGATGAGTGTTGTGCAGACCGTCTTGCCCGACCAGGTTGACATTCTTTTTATCCAGCTGCTCTCCTACTTTGAGCAGCTAAACACCACAAGCCCACATCCTGAGTATGCCGTAACTATCAGCAAGTCTTTCGGAGAGCTTCTGACCATTACGCCATTGAGCCGTGAGAGCATTGCTGCTGCATGGAAGTTCTGGctctctcctccttggggaaCTGAGTATGTCAGCCCGTGGAACCTGGGCTCTGCATCTAGTGCCATTGCTGAGCATGCATCTGTGCACACCATTATCTACGATTTGGACAGAAATGTGCCTGATGCGACTTTGGACGCTTCCCTGGATGTTCTTTACAACTGCCTTCTGCATCCCCAACTTCCAAAGTTCGCTCAGGACCAGACGTCCACCTCTCCTGTTCAGACAGCTGTGCTGAAACAAATTTCGAATGTCTCTGGCCACCACGCCAAGGTCTTGGAGATCCTTGGTAGGATTTCCAAGCTATCCAGCACTgcctccaaggaggaggatgactCTCCCAAGTTTGGAGCTGCATCGCTGAAGGCTGTTGAGCTTTCCAGGAGCCGACTTCCTGAAGTTCCTGAGGCTGTAGATGACAGCGTTATCTCACTGTTGCTTCAGGACACCACGTTGTCATCGCTTGGTAATGATGCTACGGAGCTGTTCCTGGAGACTGTTGAAAAGGTGCTGCCTCGGTTGTCTACTGAGGAGACATTGTGGCCCCGTGTTGTCGAGGGTGGTTTGTCCATTCTGGCTCAGCGAAGTCAGGGTTTCCATAAGTACGAGAAGCTCATTTTTCCCAttcttggacttgaccATGTCCCTGAGTCGCTCATTGACTCCCTTCTCAAGTCCATCTATGAGAACTCCCTGGTGTGGAAGACCaaggcttcttctctggGCTTCTCAGGCACTTTACAGGCCGTGTCAAAGCCTGATTTCTCtctctactgtacaacaCTATTGTTCAATTTGTGGATAGGAGAGGGGGATGGTACCGGGAGCGCTCGGGAGCGGCTCTCTCTGTCGTCGCGACAGTACGCCATGTCTCGAGCCCAAGCATGTATCTCTCAGTTTATTAACGACTCCGTGATTCGAGGCTCCATGCCCATTCCTAAGCTGCAGAACCAAGAGCTTCAGGTAATTCTCACGCATCTTGGTTTGCTAGTAAAGAAGAGCCCGGATAGtaagaaggagctcaaggcgCTGTTCCCCTTGCTGTTGAAGCTCCAAATGCGTGGAGAGAGCACAGAAGTGATTCTACAGGAATTTTAA